Sequence from the Saccharopolyspora pogona genome:
GTGGGCGGCAAGCTCATCAAGATCCTCGCCGAGCGTGACCCGGGCAAGCTGCCGTGGGGCGACCTGGGCGTCGACGTCGTCGTGGAGTCCACCGGCTTCTTCACCAACGCCGCGGACGCCCGCAAGCACGTGGACGAGGGTGGTGCGAAGAAGGTCATCATCTCCGCCCCGGCCAAGGGCGAGGACCTGACCGTGGTGCTGGGCGTCAACGACGACAAGTACGACGGCTCGCAGACCATCATCTCCAACGCCTCCTGCACCACCAACTGCCTCGCCCCGATGGTGAAGGTGCTCAACGACACCTTCGGAATCGAGCAGGGCCTGATGACCACGGTCCACGCCTACACCGCGGACCAGAACCTGCAGGACGGCCCGCACAAGGACCTGCGTCGCGCCCGCGCCGCCGCGGTCAACGTGGTGCCGACCAGCACCGGTGCGGCCAAGGCCATCGGCCTGGTGCTGCCGGAGCTCAACGGCAAGCTGGACGGCTACGCGATGCGCGTGCCGGTGCCGACCGGTTCGGTCACCGACCTGACCGCGACCGTGCAGAAGGACGTCTCGGCCGACTCGGTCAACGAGGCGTTCAAGACGGCTGCCGCCGACGGCAAGC
This genomic interval carries:
- the gap gene encoding type I glyceraldehyde-3-phosphate dehydrogenase, with the translated sequence MTVRVGINGFGRIGRNFWRAATASEHDIEIVAANDLGDVATMAHLLKYDSILGRLDQEVKVTGEGIEVGGKLIKILAERDPGKLPWGDLGVDVVVESTGFFTNAADARKHVDEGGAKKVIISAPAKGEDLTVVLGVNDDKYDGSQTIISNASCTTNCLAPMVKVLNDTFGIEQGLMTTVHAYTADQNLQDGPHKDLRRARAAAVNVVPTSTGAAKAIGLVLPELNGKLDGYAMRVPVPTGSVTDLTATVQKDVSADSVNEAFKTAAADGKLKGILKYNEDPIVSSDIVTDPHSTIFDAPLTKVIGNQVKIVGWYDNEWGYSNRLADLVDLVAKKLA